In Thermanaerovibrio velox DSM 12556, the genomic stretch GGGGCGGATGAACTTCTCCTGGATCTGCATGGCGGTGAAGGCTATGTTCCAGTCTATGCCCTCCTGGAGCAGAAGCCCCACCCCCCGCCGGTCCTCGGATACGAAGGCCATGCCGGCCCTCAAGGACGCCTCCGGGTCGTTCAGCTTTATGGGCTTGCCGTGGAGTTCCACGTGGCCTCCCGCGGCGTAAAGCCCCATTATGCCGTTGGCTATGCCGAGCTTCCCCTGCCCCGCAAGGCCCCCGATGCCGAAGATCTCCCCCTTGCGGACCTCGAAGGACACGTCCCGCACGGTCTCGCCGGGCATGTCCACCCACAGGTTCTTCACCGACAGGATGGGCTCACCAAGGGAGCGGACCTCCCCATCCTCCGCGTGGGACTCCTCCACCTTGCGGCCCACCATCCAGTTGGCTATCTGCCGGACCGTGACGTCACAGGTCCTGGCCTCCTGGACCACGTGTCCGTCCCGGAGCACCACTATCTTGTCGCAGAGGTCTATGACCTCCTGGAGGCGGTGGGATATGAATATGACCGAAAGGCCCTTGGCGGTGAGGCGCTTCACCGCCTTTATGAGGATCTCCGCCTCGGACTCGGTGAGCACCGCGGTGGGCTCGTCCAGCACCAAAAGCTTGGTGTTGCTCCTGTCTATCTCCCGGGCTATCTCGGTGAACTGCTTGTGCCCCACCGGCATCTCGGAGCAGAGGGTGTCCGGTTCGATGTCCACCCCCAACACCGATATGGCCCTCTGGGCCCTCTCCCTCATCACCGGCCGGTCCAGAGTGCGAAGCCGGTCGCCGAAGACCTCCACCAAGGGGTTGTACAGGGTGGACTCCCGGTTTAAAAGTATGTTCTCCGTGGCGGTGAAGCCCGGGATCAGGGAGAACT encodes the following:
- a CDS encoding sugar ABC transporter ATP-binding protein, giving the protein MGAVEPILRLEHVGKEYYGNRVLADVSFTLNPGEALGLVGENGAGKTTLMKILFGMPVIHQTGGYEGKIFFQGREVSFKSPFDALDAGIGMVHQEFSLIPGFTATENILLNRESTLYNPLVEVFGDRLRTLDRPVMRERAQRAISVLGVDIEPDTLCSEMPVGHKQFTEIAREIDRSNTKLLVLDEPTAVLTESEAEILIKAVKRLTAKGLSVIFISHRLQEVIDLCDKIVVLRDGHVVQEARTCDVTVRQIANWMVGRKVEESHAEDGEVRSLGEPILSVKNLWVDMPGETVRDVSFEVRKGEIFGIGGLAGQGKLGIANGIMGLYAAGGHVELHGKPIKLNDPEASLRAGMAFVSEDRRGVGLLLQEGIDWNIAFTAMQIQEKFIRPLMGGLIKWRDDKAIEECANEYIKALEIKCTGPKQRAVELSGGNQQKVCLAKAFVVRPDVLFVSEPTRGIDVGAKKLVLDTLRRYNREYGTTIVMTSSELEELRSICDRIAIVDEGRIAGVLPAKAPSEEFGLLMMGEIKVETEEKVKACD